In Bacteroidota bacterium, one DNA window encodes the following:
- the miaA gene encoding tRNA (adenosine(37)-N6)-dimethylallyltransferase MiaA, with product MEIEVITGPTASGKTALAIERARSEPRIEIVNADASLLYRGFDIGTAKPSPHEQRSVAHHLIDILDPDESFSAADFQIQARNAISDILSRRKIPVVVGGTGFYIDALFDGLSVTEVDPVRLADARRSYEAQLEEKGFDTLLAELEPIDPTLFAQIARELNPRRLQRAWEYYLATGTPLGKARSEKPEPFEHRPKFTVLQIERDELRRRIEQRVDGMLGAGWLAEVKKLIEHGVRPEMPAMKAIGYRSLVEVLHGTKTLEVVRDEIIVQTRQYAKRQVTWMKRYVRS from the coding sequence GTGGAGATCGAGGTCATTACCGGCCCTACGGCAAGCGGCAAGACTGCTCTGGCTATCGAGCGAGCTCGAAGCGAACCGCGAATTGAGATCGTCAATGCCGATGCCTCGCTATTGTATCGGGGATTCGACATCGGCACAGCAAAACCATCCCCCCACGAGCAGCGCAGTGTTGCACATCATCTCATCGACATTCTCGATCCTGACGAGTCCTTTAGCGCAGCCGATTTTCAGATACAGGCTCGGAATGCTATTTCCGACATACTCTCGCGTAGGAAGATACCTGTCGTCGTCGGTGGGACCGGATTCTATATCGATGCCTTATTCGACGGGCTGTCTGTAACTGAGGTTGATCCTGTTCGCCTTGCCGATGCACGCAGATCGTACGAAGCACAGCTTGAAGAAAAGGGGTTCGACACACTGCTTGCCGAGCTGGAGCCGATCGATCCTACACTGTTCGCGCAGATTGCCCGTGAGCTTAATCCGCGACGGTTGCAACGAGCATGGGAGTACTATTTAGCCACCGGCACTCCGCTCGGCAAGGCTCGATCGGAAAAGCCCGAGCCCTTCGAACATCGCCCGAAGTTCACCGTGCTTCAGATTGAACGCGACGAACTGCGTCGGCGCATCGAACAACGTGTCGATGGAATGCTCGGAGCCGGTTGGCTCGCCGAAGTGAAGAAGCTGATCGAGCACGGTGTCCGGCCGGAAATGCCGGCGATGAAAGCGATCGGTTATCGGTCGCTCGTGGAAGTTCTTCATGGCACAAAAACGTTAGAGGTAGTGCGTGACGAGATTATCGTGCAAACGCGACAGTATGCCAAGCGTCAAGTCACGTGGATGAAACGCTATGTCAGATCGTAA
- a CDS encoding protein-L-isoaspartate(D-aspartate) O-methyltransferase encodes MLESRTTGRTQHAASNRYAQERRAMVDFLRTRGISDPAVLNAMLTLPREIFLEGHFAGRSYEDSALPIGSGQTISQPYTVAFMTQALGLKPGDRVLEIGTGSGYQAAVLRAIGCKVFTIERHLPLLQDARKRFDALGYHDIISRAGDGSRGWDEYAPYDAIIVTAGAPDVPETLVKQLNPNGGRLIIPVGTRDVQRMYLVTSHEGKLSVKEFPEFKFVPLIGKEGWEG; translated from the coding sequence ATGTTGGAATCCAGAACTACCGGACGGACACAGCACGCCGCATCGAACCGATACGCGCAGGAGCGCCGCGCAATGGTCGATTTTCTCCGAACACGAGGAATTAGTGATCCCGCAGTATTAAACGCAATGCTAACGCTTCCGCGCGAGATATTTCTCGAAGGACATTTTGCCGGTCGTTCCTACGAAGACTCCGCGCTTCCGATCGGCTCCGGACAAACCATCTCGCAGCCGTACACTGTCGCCTTCATGACGCAAGCCCTTGGGTTGAAGCCGGGAGACCGAGTCTTGGAGATCGGCACCGGGTCGGGCTACCAAGCGGCAGTACTCCGCGCTATTGGGTGCAAAGTGTTTACGATCGAGCGACATCTTCCGCTCTTACAAGATGCACGCAAGCGGTTCGATGCCCTCGGATATCACGATATTATTTCTCGGGCAGGCGATGGCTCTCGCGGGTGGGATGAATATGCACCGTACGATGCGATCATCGTTACCGCCGGCGCACCCGATGTACCGGAGACACTGGTGAAGCAGCTTAATCCGAATGGCGGTCGTCTGATCATCCCCGTCGGAACGCGTGATGTGCAGCGAATGTATCTGGTGACCTCGCACGAGGGAAAGCTTTCGGTGAAGGAATTTCCGGAGTTCAAGTTCGTCCCGCTGATCGGTAAAGAAGGCTGGGAAGGGTAG
- a CDS encoding TIGR00159 family protein has product MDLFSIGFLTITWVDILDVLLVSFLFYRLYMAMRGTIAAQVFLGLMLVIVGSVVAKAVDMKALSWILKTLTDIWVIALIVLFQPELRRLLLFLGRNPIFKFFIRTDVSEYADIIVRAFEELRMRHEGALIVVIRTTDIKLFVDTGLPLHAQISKELLVSIFNKRSPLHDGAVVVKDRYIEAARCTLPLSQVESMGEKMLGTRHRAALGISEQADVVALVLSEETGEFALAKNGRLSLNLTSDELRERITEAITGPIPTKQEQISLVGTAKDYALESREGPDR; this is encoded by the coding sequence GTGGATCTGTTTTCCATCGGCTTCTTGACGATCACATGGGTGGACATCCTCGATGTTCTGCTTGTGTCGTTCCTGTTCTACCGGCTGTATATGGCAATGCGCGGGACGATCGCCGCGCAGGTGTTTCTCGGGCTCATGCTTGTGATCGTCGGTTCCGTTGTGGCCAAGGCAGTGGATATGAAGGCGCTGTCATGGATACTCAAGACGCTTACCGATATTTGGGTCATCGCGCTGATCGTGTTGTTCCAACCGGAGCTTCGCAGGTTGCTGCTATTCCTCGGTCGTAATCCGATTTTCAAGTTCTTTATCCGTACAGACGTGTCGGAATATGCCGACATCATCGTTCGCGCATTCGAAGAGCTACGGATGCGTCACGAGGGGGCGCTCATCGTCGTCATACGGACGACAGATATCAAGCTATTCGTCGATACCGGCTTGCCGCTGCATGCGCAGATCTCGAAAGAACTGCTGGTGAGTATTTTCAATAAGCGCAGTCCGCTGCACGACGGAGCAGTCGTCGTGAAAGACCGCTACATCGAGGCGGCACGATGCACGCTTCCGTTGTCGCAGGTGGAGTCGATGGGCGAGAAAATGCTCGGGACCCGACATCGTGCGGCGCTCGGCATCTCGGAACAAGCGGATGTTGTAGCATTGGTACTGAGCGAGGAAACAGGCGAGTTCGCCCTGGCAAAAAACGGACGGTTGTCTCTGAACTTGACGAGTGACGAACTGCGTGAACGCATCACCGAAGCGATCACCGGCCCCATCCCTACGAAACAAGAGCAGATATCACTTGTCGGAACGGCAAAGGATTACGCACTCGAATCTCGCGAAGGACCCGATCGATAA
- a CDS encoding PhoH family protein: protein MEVIERKIRVSPTEAPVLFGPADQFLHLIEQSFDARIIARGDSILLQGSPEEVSMIERIFAELTFVLSKSGALSKKDVTNIIDIISSGKEVRQNVDELESIVLFTHSQPIRVKTPTQIAYYKAVKRNDVVFAIGPAGTGKTYLAVAMAIAALKNREVAKIILARPAVEAGESLGFLPGDLTQKVDPYLRPLYDAAEEMMTAEKLKGYVERNIVEVVPLAYMRGRTLNNAFVILDEAQNATALQMKMFLTRIGNGSKAIITGDVSQIDLPTRTQSGLVQIQDVLRGIEGIEMVYFQKADVLRHRLVREIIEAYEKFNSGPELQLPADKS, encoded by the coding sequence ATGGAAGTAATCGAACGGAAGATCCGAGTTTCTCCGACCGAGGCGCCAGTCCTCTTCGGTCCCGCCGACCAATTCTTGCATCTGATCGAGCAATCGTTCGATGCGCGCATTATCGCACGCGGCGATTCGATCCTGTTACAAGGATCGCCGGAAGAAGTGTCGATGATCGAACGCATCTTCGCCGAGTTGACATTTGTTCTGTCGAAGTCCGGCGCTCTGTCGAAAAAAGATGTGACGAACATCATCGATATCATTTCGTCGGGGAAGGAAGTCCGGCAGAATGTCGATGAGCTCGAATCGATCGTGCTCTTTACACACAGCCAGCCGATCCGCGTCAAGACGCCGACGCAGATCGCATACTACAAAGCCGTCAAACGGAATGATGTCGTCTTTGCGATCGGACCGGCCGGTACCGGGAAGACCTACCTTGCGGTTGCAATGGCGATCGCTGCACTCAAGAACCGGGAGGTTGCGAAGATCATCCTCGCCAGGCCGGCGGTTGAAGCCGGCGAGAGCCTCGGTTTTTTGCCGGGCGATCTGACGCAGAAAGTGGATCCGTACTTGCGGCCATTGTACGATGCAGCCGAAGAAATGATGACGGCCGAAAAACTCAAAGGGTATGTCGAGCGAAATATCGTCGAGGTTGTGCCACTGGCATATATGCGCGGCAGAACGCTCAACAATGCATTCGTGATTCTCGACGAAGCACAGAACGCGACGGCGTTACAAATGAAGATGTTTCTGACCCGTATCGGCAACGGCTCGAAGGCGATCATCACCGGTGACGTTTCCCAAATCGATCTGCCGACCCGTACGCAATCCGGCCTGGTGCAGATACAAGACGTCCTGCGGGGAATAGAAGGCATCGAGATGGTGTATTTCCAGAAGGCGGATGTACTTCGTCACCGGTTGGTGCGCGAGATTATCGAGGCCTACGAGAAGTTCAATAGCGGACCGGAGCTGCAACTTCCGGCCGATAAATCATAA
- a CDS encoding LysM peptidoglycan-binding domain-containing protein, giving the protein MSPTQLAQNKARVDALETEIRSLRGNKLVLIPDHRTRVQALSNGFMQMKKGMIPPEKTYTVGTWKKDRDCLWNIAKKPDIYNDPFAWPKIWHNNQEQIKNPDLIYPGQVLKISDTPVTDQDKDLTGYRHRKH; this is encoded by the coding sequence ATGTCGCCGACACAGCTTGCGCAGAATAAGGCTCGCGTGGATGCACTCGAGACCGAAATTCGCAGCCTGCGTGGCAACAAGCTTGTGTTGATCCCTGATCACCGCACCCGCGTGCAGGCACTCTCGAACGGCTTCATGCAGATGAAGAAAGGCATGATTCCGCCGGAAAAGACCTACACCGTCGGTACGTGGAAGAAGGACCGCGACTGCTTGTGGAACATCGCCAAAAAGCCGGATATCTACAACGATCCGTTCGCATGGCCGAAGATTTGGCACAATAACCAGGAGCAGATCAAGAATCCGGATCTGATCTATCCGGGGCAGGTGCTCAAGATCTCGGACACGCCGGTGACCGATCAGGACAAGGACTTGACGGGCTATCGCCATCGTAAGCACTAA
- the guaA gene encoding glutamine-hydrolyzing GMP synthase, whose amino-acid sequence MAHSGDSVLILDFGSQYTQLIARRVREQGVYAEIYPCNAKIETIREYGASAIILSGGPASVYADDAPRCAPEVFEMGLPILGICYGLQMIAYDMGGEVDKSAHREYGRAQLIIDDRSCPLFTDLPEQANVWMSHGDKLTKLPTGFRVVAHSANSPICAVANDAKKIYGVQFHPEVVHTTGGSQIIANFLFDVAGLKGGWNSANFIEATIREIRDAVGSDTVICALSGGVDSAVAATLVHRAIGSQLKCIHVDNGLMRRGESAEVVHTFRDHFGIDLDFVDASELFLTRLAGVTDPEQKRKIIGKAFIDVLADEAKKFSGAKYLVQGTIYPDVIESLSFKGPSQTIKSHHNVGGLPELMELDLIEPLRELFKDEVRNVGRALGIPEQFIERHPFPGPGLAIRVIGDVSREKLDLLRAADAIFLEELHSNNLYHSAWQAFAVLLPVRTVGVMGDERTYDSVCAIRAVTSVDGMTADWARLPHEALATISSRISNEVKGISRVVYDISSKPPATIEWE is encoded by the coding sequence ATGGCGCATTCCGGAGACTCCGTTCTCATCCTCGATTTCGGTTCGCAATACACACAACTGATCGCCCGCCGTGTCCGAGAACAAGGCGTGTATGCCGAAATCTACCCCTGTAACGCCAAGATAGAAACCATCCGCGAGTACGGTGCGTCGGCGATTATCTTATCCGGCGGACCCGCGAGCGTCTATGCCGACGATGCGCCTCGCTGTGCACCGGAAGTGTTCGAAATGGGCCTGCCGATTCTCGGTATCTGCTACGGGTTGCAGATGATCGCCTATGACATGGGCGGCGAAGTAGACAAGAGCGCCCACCGTGAATACGGGCGTGCGCAGCTCATCATCGACGACCGCTCCTGTCCGCTCTTTACCGATCTTCCGGAACAAGCGAACGTGTGGATGTCGCACGGCGACAAGCTCACGAAGCTCCCGACGGGTTTTCGTGTGGTTGCCCACAGCGCCAACTCTCCGATCTGTGCCGTCGCAAACGACGCGAAGAAGATATACGGCGTACAGTTTCATCCGGAAGTCGTTCATACGACGGGTGGATCGCAGATCATCGCAAACTTCCTCTTCGATGTTGCCGGCCTCAAAGGCGGCTGGAATTCGGCGAATTTCATCGAAGCGACGATTCGTGAGATTCGCGACGCGGTTGGAAGCGATACCGTCATCTGTGCACTCAGTGGCGGCGTCGATTCGGCAGTTGCAGCGACACTGGTCCACCGAGCGATCGGAAGCCAGCTCAAGTGCATTCACGTCGATAACGGTTTGATGCGTCGCGGCGAAAGTGCCGAGGTCGTACACACCTTCCGCGATCATTTCGGCATCGATCTTGACTTTGTCGATGCAAGCGAGTTGTTTCTAACCAGACTCGCAGGTGTTACCGACCCCGAACAGAAACGCAAGATTATCGGCAAGGCATTCATCGACGTCCTTGCCGACGAGGCCAAGAAGTTCTCGGGTGCGAAGTATCTTGTGCAGGGGACGATCTACCCCGATGTTATCGAATCATTGTCGTTCAAAGGTCCGTCGCAGACGATCAAGTCGCATCATAACGTCGGTGGCTTGCCCGAGTTGATGGAGCTCGATCTGATCGAGCCGCTGCGCGAACTCTTCAAAGACGAAGTCCGAAATGTCGGCCGTGCCCTCGGCATCCCCGAGCAATTCATTGAGCGTCATCCGTTTCCGGGGCCTGGTCTTGCCATTCGAGTAATAGGAGATGTGAGCCGCGAGAAGCTGGACTTGCTCAGAGCCGCTGATGCAATCTTCCTTGAGGAATTGCACTCGAATAATCTCTATCATTCGGCATGGCAAGCCTTTGCGGTGCTCTTACCGGTCCGCACAGTCGGCGTTATGGGCGATGAACGTACATACGATTCCGTGTGTGCAATTCGTGCGGTTACCAGTGTTGACGGTATGACAGCCGATTGGGCACGGCTTCCACATGAGGCACTTGCGACGATTTCTAGTCGCATCTCGAATGAAGTCAAAGGCATAAGCCGAGTCGTTTACGATATTAGTTCAAAGCCGCCCGCCACGATCGAATGGGAATAA
- a CDS encoding glycosyltransferase family 39 protein, producing the protein MSPSPREDGGATSKRTKLTLFILFTVVTRLALAFRPETQLTERLYQEDAFYALDVANHVAHGEGFSVDGVHPTNGVQPLIVLFYSACFRLAGNDKWLGVRLTFGLVALFEALSVVLIFRLINELKWPEATYSVDPAIVGAGLWAFVLSNLIHNAIGLETGLYAMMILLSSYLYARIIRRADTNTVGIGSYAVLGIVLGLTVLARIDAVFLVGAMLVYDVFARTSRPFGSRLLLATVAGIVAILVSSPWWIYNYTTFGSLMPISGQSESIGSMLTTNISFSSTVLANICFVLFYVPTEFPPGPIATIVAFLVLGIVAMVKWRTSLVRKLSDLYVLPPITVLALFSGLIVLYYTFVFSAPHFIGRYFHPVRVTALLTAALVVPMIVSYLKTAHTPVWKRYVLYLYVLVAIGFNATHYVYNFTIKETSPLYWAGVWAKEHPQYRLGMTSSGTANFVSGSVVNLDGKVNFDALRARHDGTMGKYIVKSGINVILDMDRPSIDEATREGAVFVPIDTFKNSIYYLKK; encoded by the coding sequence ATAAGCCCTTCACCCCGCGAAGACGGAGGCGCTACGAGTAAGCGGACGAAACTCACCCTCTTCATACTCTTCACGGTCGTTACTCGGCTTGCGCTGGCGTTTCGTCCGGAAACACAGCTGACGGAGCGCCTCTATCAAGAGGATGCATTTTATGCCCTCGACGTTGCCAACCATGTTGCGCACGGCGAGGGCTTTTCTGTTGATGGCGTCCATCCGACAAATGGCGTTCAGCCGCTGATCGTCCTTTTCTACTCCGCGTGTTTTCGGCTTGCCGGTAATGACAAATGGCTCGGGGTGAGGCTGACGTTTGGTCTTGTTGCGCTCTTCGAAGCGCTGAGCGTCGTGCTGATCTTCCGACTCATCAACGAACTGAAGTGGCCAGAGGCTACATATTCTGTCGATCCTGCAATCGTCGGTGCGGGACTCTGGGCTTTCGTGCTCTCGAATCTCATTCACAACGCCATCGGACTCGAGACCGGGCTCTATGCGATGATGATTCTGCTCTCGAGTTACTTGTATGCGCGGATTATTAGGCGAGCGGATACGAACACGGTCGGGATAGGTAGTTATGCGGTTCTCGGAATCGTCCTCGGACTTACGGTTCTCGCACGCATCGATGCCGTATTCCTCGTGGGGGCAATGCTCGTATACGATGTGTTTGCACGAACGTCGCGGCCGTTCGGATCACGTCTTCTCCTTGCGACAGTAGCGGGCATCGTAGCGATCCTTGTCAGCTCTCCGTGGTGGATTTATAACTATACGACGTTCGGGAGTCTGATGCCGATCAGCGGTCAATCGGAATCGATCGGTTCAATGCTCACGACGAATATTTCATTTTCGTCGACAGTGCTGGCAAATATCTGTTTTGTGCTGTTCTATGTACCGACAGAATTTCCGCCTGGTCCGATCGCAACGATCGTTGCATTTCTCGTATTGGGGATTGTCGCGATGGTGAAGTGGCGCACTTCGCTTGTTAGAAAGCTGTCCGATTTGTATGTGCTTCCACCGATCACGGTACTTGCGTTGTTCAGTGGGCTGATCGTCCTGTATTACACATTTGTGTTCTCCGCACCGCATTTTATCGGTCGTTATTTCCACCCGGTTCGAGTGACGGCACTCTTGACGGCTGCGCTCGTCGTGCCGATGATCGTATCGTATTTGAAGACGGCGCACACCCCTGTTTGGAAGCGATATGTGCTATATCTGTACGTGCTTGTCGCGATAGGCTTCAATGCAACGCATTACGTGTATAATTTTACAATTAAGGAGACCAGTCCTCTGTATTGGGCCGGAGTGTGGGCGAAGGAGCATCCGCAATACCGTTTGGGCATGACGTCGTCAGGGACGGCAAACTTCGTATCGGGATCGGTCGTAAATCTCGATGGGAAGGTAAACTTCGACGCGCTGCGTGCCAGACACGACGGAACAATGGGCAAGTATATCGTCAAGTCCGGCATCAATGTGATCCTCGACATGGACCGTCCGAGCATCGACGAAGCAACGCGCGAGGGAGCAGTGTTCGTACCGATCGATACGTTTAAGAATTCGATCTATTATTTGAAGAAGTAG
- the gcvH gene encoding glycine cleavage system protein GcvH gives MTFPENLTYTKEHEWVKVDGNVATIGITDFAQGELGDVIFVDIAAGQTVSAGSSVGSVEAVKTVSDIYSPVSGTISEVNTAVNDAPETVNKDPYGDGWLLKIEMSNPEELKQTLSVADYRALIGQ, from the coding sequence ATGACATTTCCAGAGAATCTTACGTACACCAAAGAACACGAGTGGGTGAAAGTCGACGGGAACGTCGCAACCATCGGTATCACGGATTTTGCACAGGGCGAACTGGGCGATGTGATCTTCGTCGATATCGCCGCTGGTCAGACGGTGTCGGCCGGCAGCTCGGTCGGTTCGGTCGAGGCAGTGAAAACCGTCAGCGATATCTACTCCCCAGTGTCCGGGACGATTTCCGAAGTCAATACGGCGGTCAATGATGCGCCGGAGACGGTGAACAAAGATCCATACGGCGACGGCTGGTTGCTGAAGATCGAGATGTCGAATCCCGAGGAGCTCAAGCAGACCCTTTCGGTCGCTGACTACCGGGCGCTCATCGGGCAATAA
- the accC gene encoding acetyl-CoA carboxylase biotin carboxylase subunit yields the protein MFKKILIANRGEIALRIIRTCRELGVKTVAVYSEADRHALHVRFADEAVCIGPPAGKQSYLNIPQIISAAHLTGAEAIHPGYGFLAENAEFSDICTASGFTFIGPTPDMIEAMGDKARAKETMKKAGVPVVPGSDGVIRDVHEAKEVAAAIGFPVMIKAVAGGGGRGMRLVTKPEDFESNFNMATSEAANAFNNGDVYIEKFVEKPRHVEIQVFGDNHGNVVHYNERECSIQRRHQKLVEESPSPVVTDAIREKMGEASIKGCMSVGYVGAGTIEYLLDAHGDFYFMEMNTRIQVEHCVTEQVTGVDLIEQQLHVADGGKISRKIRKPNGHAIECRINAEDVEKDFRPSPGQITGFHAPGGFGVRLDSHAYAGYSIPPYYDSLVGKLICWGSDRDDAIDRMRSALDEFVIEGIKTTIPFHKALMRNDQFRSGDFDTKFLETFDWSTVKP from the coding sequence GTGTTCAAGAAGATACTTATAGCCAACCGCGGCGAGATCGCACTTCGGATCATCCGCACCTGCCGTGAACTCGGCGTAAAAACGGTTGCCGTGTACTCCGAGGCAGACAGACATGCTTTGCATGTCCGCTTCGCAGACGAAGCGGTCTGTATCGGTCCGCCAGCGGGGAAACAATCGTACCTCAATATTCCGCAGATCATATCCGCAGCCCATCTGACGGGCGCCGAAGCCATTCATCCCGGCTACGGATTCCTTGCGGAGAATGCAGAATTCTCGGATATTTGCACTGCAAGCGGATTCACCTTCATCGGTCCGACGCCGGACATGATCGAAGCGATGGGCGACAAGGCCCGCGCGAAAGAGACGATGAAGAAAGCCGGCGTCCCGGTTGTTCCGGGTTCGGACGGCGTGATCCGTGACGTCCACGAAGCAAAGGAAGTTGCAGCAGCGATCGGATTTCCGGTGATGATCAAAGCGGTTGCCGGCGGCGGCGGACGCGGAATGCGGTTGGTAACCAAGCCGGAAGATTTCGAGAGCAATTTTAATATGGCGACCTCCGAGGCGGCGAACGCCTTCAACAATGGGGACGTCTATATCGAGAAGTTCGTCGAGAAACCGCGACACGTCGAGATTCAGGTCTTCGGCGATAACCATGGCAACGTCGTTCACTACAACGAACGCGAGTGCTCGATCCAGCGCCGCCACCAGAAGCTCGTCGAAGAATCGCCGTCACCGGTCGTGACCGATGCGATTCGCGAAAAGATGGGAGAGGCTTCGATCAAAGGTTGCATGAGCGTCGGCTATGTCGGTGCTGGCACGATCGAGTACCTGCTCGATGCGCACGGCGACTTCTACTTTATGGAGATGAATACCCGCATTCAGGTCGAGCACTGTGTGACCGAGCAGGTCACGGGCGTCGATCTGATCGAGCAGCAGTTACATGTTGCCGATGGCGGTAAGATCTCGCGGAAGATCCGTAAGCCGAACGGCCATGCCATCGAATGCCGCATCAATGCGGAAGATGTCGAGAAAGATTTTCGTCCGTCACCGGGCCAGATCACCGGTTTTCATGCGCCGGGAGGCTTCGGCGTTCGCCTCGATTCGCATGCGTATGCGGGATACAGCATCCCACCGTACTACGATTCGCTTGTCGGCAAGCTCATCTGCTGGGGCAGCGACCGCGACGATGCGATCGACCGGATGCGCTCGGCACTCGATGAATTCGTGATCGAGGGCATCAAGACGACGATCCCGTTCCATAAGGCGCTCATGCGAAACGACCAATTTCGATCGGGAGATTTCGATACCAAATTTCTCGAGACCTTCGACTGGTCGACGGTCAAGCCATAA
- the accB gene encoding acetyl-CoA carboxylase biotin carboxyl carrier protein — MDLSYLEKVVKLFDGSTLTDLEIEEEGTQIRLARRIEQPPVVQYAAPPMGYAPAPAPAAPTAAAPSAPAAAAAAPAANSKHHEIKSPIVGTLYRAPSPDADPYVQVGQRVEAGQTICIVEAMKLMNEIESDASGKVIKILVDNAQPVEYGQALIVVELD; from the coding sequence ATGGATCTGAGTTACCTGGAGAAAGTTGTGAAGCTCTTCGACGGCAGTACGCTGACCGATCTGGAGATCGAAGAAGAAGGCACGCAAATCCGCCTTGCTCGTCGCATCGAGCAACCGCCGGTTGTTCAGTATGCGGCGCCGCCGATGGGGTATGCTCCGGCTCCGGCGCCTGCAGCACCAACGGCCGCAGCGCCAAGCGCGCCTGCCGCAGCCGCTGCGGCTCCTGCCGCAAACTCGAAGCATCACGAGATCAAGTCGCCGATCGTCGGTACTCTCTACCGCGCGCCATCGCCCGACGCCGATCCGTATGTGCAGGTAGGGCAGAGGGTCGAGGCCGGACAAACGATCTGTATCGTCGAAGCAATGAAGCTGATGAACGAGATCGAAAGCGATGCTAGCGGGAAGGTCATCAAAATTCTTGTCGACAATGCGCAGCCCGTCGAGTACGGCCAGGCGCTCATTGTGGTCGAACTCGACTGA